One part of the Paramormyrops kingsleyae isolate MSU_618 chromosome 2, PKINGS_0.4, whole genome shotgun sequence genome encodes these proteins:
- the LOC140587677 gene encoding uncharacterized protein: METPAKKMRMDTDVVSGYIHSISALKFTTKNRGFFNAVLQTGREEFHDVTIFSPRKRALFSQASDNGTAIRLTHVRKALSFKGTSDFDVMGNQLTELSVTKVTFPFRKPAAPVRQTLVDVTALPAGKKVPLVKAKVVAASLQKTVSIRGSDKEVKRFTVFDGTAQMSLCVWERLIHDVEVDSSYVFTELSTRVFEGKVELTTTVESMIEKICDLDVGDADAVQEEESVVTVKASICGAEIKASLKCALCGSRQDTWDSQSRFARCQSCRMLQKSGAFSKVLRGTLKVKNDDGADYTLTVGHCTLVDYLKRRNITSLMDKEEAIEEHLLFEECLQFSFDDECNVSSIVDIADSAVPSSS; encoded by the exons ATGGAGACTCCAGCGAAGAAAATGAGGATGGACACAGACGTAGTCAGTGGCTATATCCACTCTATCTCAGCATTAAAATTCACCACTAAAAACAgaggtttttttaatgctgtactACAGACTGGACGTGAAGAATTTCACGATGTGACCATCTTCAGTCCGAGAAAGCGTGCGCTGTTCAGCCAAGCTTCAGATAATGGCACGGCAATACGCCTGACACATGTCAGAAAGGCTTTGA gttTTAAAGGCACGTCTGACTTCGACGTGATGGGGAACCAGTTGACCGAGCTGTCTGTAACGAAGGTGACGTTTCCTTTTCGGAAACCTGCAGCACCCGTTAGGCAGACACTGGTTGATGTCACAGCTCTGCCGGCAGGCAAGAAG GTGCCTTTGGTGAAAGCCAAGGTCGTGGCAGCGTCATTGCAGAAAACTGTAAGCATTAGAGGCAGCGACAAAGaggtgaagagattcacagTCTTTGATGGAACTGCCCAGATGAGTCTTTGCGTTTGGGAGAGACTGATCCATGACGTGGAGGTTGACTCATCTTACGTCTTTACGGAGCTTTCGACTAGAGTTTTTGAAGGGAAAGTGGAACTAACAACAACCGTAGAGAGCATGATTGAGAAGATCTGCGATTTGgatgtgggagacgcggacgctGTACAAGAAGAGGAATCGGTTGTGACGGTGAAGGCTTCCATATGTGGAGCTGAGATTAAGGCAAGCCTgaagtgtgccctgtgtggaAGCCGGCAGGATACTTGGGACAGCCAGAGCAGGTTTGCACGATGCCAGAGCTGCAGGATGCTGCAGAAATCGGGggcattttcaaaagtattacgcggaactttaaaagtgaaaaatgatgaCGGCGCAGATTATACATTGACTGTCGGACACTGTACTCTGGTGGACTATTTAAAACGACGGAATATAACATCATTAATGGACAAAGAGGAAGCTATTGAAGAGCATCTTCTTTTTGAGGAATGCCTTCAGTTCTCTTTTGACGACGAATGCAACGTTTCTTCTATTGTAGACATTGCAGATAGCGCAGTCCCTTCGTCTAGCTAG
- the LOC140587764 gene encoding uncharacterized protein, giving the protein MPRTKASRRSAAAKKRLLDRQRAPDSFDVAMTDDGVNPFPPSRNTKTAMTVTNRTSHNQRTDPAAAAVHVVAMTDDGVNPFPPSRNTKTAMTVTFLTSHDQQPEQAAQQRPVSVMAMTDDGVNPFPPSRNTKTAMTVTFPTSHDHRVPALGAICRTVDEFCMPFLDKDKARTDEVLQPPHKRKAAKWTDPKSEPECEPACELETKLETKLETELETELESELELRNTLAVPNYYPTVDQQQHVNPVTICVSPHFPQARAVRGSFHQGHPRFGVNSNKQCVANSLIAIVTCKVKNVLTWSVTDIDQVLLKGDDLYTTIRDARRIGDASGYLLVRDLPTEYTLNGDKYEINYHDDMFVGLFGVSEYGDMGDIFMSADAAVRRVFSQYDACLFTLKVNTCAIIKQGSWYVVIDSHSRRGDGASDASGRSILVCHSTIDSLLDHVDTLGLSLDATGEQFEITAVSVTSRSILHQHPDGNCPATSVNQLTSMSGHPDGKSSVTSVNQRTNISDHPDDNSSVTRVQQFARMSDSQYGVVRPNVTHGTDPEVDVRVNNEGDVVFISELRSEQFLFSPLTIQQQRRLSCKLGVVYIDHGHVNMDAEFPMGDPCRMVPITGDGNCFFRSLAFAITGNEKEHRKIRCAIVAHILRNESRYVACLRDGHSSVTEYVTASRMKYVGTWASEVEIQAAADLLGVDIFTYSDNKWLKYSTCIGSDQRGIYLKHCNESHYEVVICVKGHDTEGCATQCSEIDNTPSEMASSRRKLEREKRRYEVSMVYKEEQLERSIKRYREDEVYREHVKQSSISKYATDMGHRKYVQQSSVSKYATDDRHQQRVKQLSVSKYATDVEHQQRVKQSSVRKYATNVEHQQCVKQSSVRKYATNVEHQQRVKQSSVDKMVFMVL; this is encoded by the exons ATGCCTCGCACAAAGGCTTCCCGGCGTTCCgcagcagcgaagaagaggctGTTGGACCGGCAGCGAGCTCCTGATAGTTTTGAtgtggctatgactgatgacggggttaacccGTTTCCCCCCTCTCGGAATACCAAAACGGCGATGACTGTGACTAATCGGACGAGCCACAACCAACGGACTgaccccgctgctgctgccgtccatgtcgtggctatgactgatgacggggttaacccGTTTCCCCCCTCTCGGAATACCAAAACGGCGATGACTGTGACTTTCCTGACGAGCCACGACCAACAACCTGAGCAGGCCGCACAGCAGCGGCCTGTGTCCGTcatggctatgactgatgacggggttaacccgttccccccctctcggaataccaaaacggcgatgactgtgacttttccgacgagccatgaccaccgggttcccgccctgggtgccatttgtaGGACCGTCGACGAGTTCTGTATGCCTTTTCTTGATAAAGATAAGGCAAGGACGGACGAGGTACTGCAGCCCCCTCATAAAAGAAAGGCTGCAAAGTGGACTGACCCCAAAAGTGAACCAGAATGTGAACCAGCATGCGAACTTGAAACAAAACTTGAAACAAAACTTGAAACAGAACTTGAAACAGAACTTGAAAGTGAACTTGAACTGAGAAATACCCTGGCAGTGCCAAACTATTACCCAACCGTGGATCAACAACAGCATGTGAACCCTGTAACTATCTGTGTAtctcctcattttcctcaggcacgTGCAGTGAGAGGCTCATTCCATCAAGGACACCCACGATTTGGAGTCAACAGTAACAAGCAATGTGTTGCTAATAGTTTGATTGCTATAGTAACGTGTAAGGTAAAGAATGTTTTAACCTGGTCAGTCACAGACATtgatcaagtgctgctgaaAGGAGATGACCTCTACACTACCATCAGAGATGCTAGGAGAATTGGAGATGCTTCTGGGTATCTGTTAGTTAGAGATCTACCAACAGAGTACACATTGAATGgtgataaatatgaaataaactaccatgatgacatgtttgttggcttGTTTGGTGTCAGTGAATATGGAGATATGGGTGACATTTTCATGTCAGCTGATGCAGCGGTAAGAAGAGTATTCTCACAGTATGATGCGTGTCTTTTTACTCttaaagtaaatacatgtgccatcattaagcaagggtcatggtatgtggtgatcgactcccattcccgacgaggagatggagcaagCGACGCATCAGGCAGAAGTATATTGGTGTGCCACTCTACCATAGATTCTTTGCTAGACCATGTGGATACCCTAGGACTATCTTTAGATGCAAcaggggaacagtttgagattacagctgtgagtgtgactaGTCGAAGCATCCTGCACCAGCATCCAGATGGCAACTGCCCAGCCACCAGCGTCAACCAGCTTACCAGCATGTCAGGCCATCCAGACGGTAAGTCCTCAGTCACCAGTGTCAACCAGCGTACCAACATATCAGACCATCCAGACGACAACTCCTCAGTGACCAGAGTCCAGCAGTTTGCCAGAATGTCAGACAGCCAATATGGTGTGGTAAGGCCAAATGTGACACATGGTACAGACCCTGAGGTTGATGTCCGTGTGAACAATGAAGGTGATGtagtttttatcagtgagctacGCAGTGAGCAGTTTCTGTTCAGTCCTTTGACAATCCAGCAGCAAAGAAGGCTTTCCTGTAAGCTTGGTGTGGTGTACATTGATCATGGCCATGTAAACATGGATGCAGAGTTTCCAATGGGTGATCCTTGCAGAATGGTGCCAATCACTGGTGATGGCaactgctttttcagatctctggcttttgctattactggaaatgagaaagaacacaggaaaattagGTGTGCTATTGTTGCTCACATACTAAGAAATGAATCCAGGTATGTTGCTTGTCTTAGAGATGGTCACTCTTCTGTCACTGAGTATGTCACTGCATCACGGATGAAATATGTTGGTACTTGGGCATCTGAGGTAGAGATTCAAGCTGCCGCTGATCTGCTTGGTGTGGATATTTTCACATACTCTGACAACAAATGGTTGAAGTACTCCACATGTATTGGTTCTGATCAGAGAGGTATatacctgaaacattgtaatgagtcacaTTATGAGGTTGTAATTTGTGTGAAAGGGCATGACACTGAGGGTTGTGCAACACAATGCTCTGAAATCGATAACACACCATCTGAAATGGCATCAAGTCGACGAAAACTTGAACGAGAAAAAAGACGGTATGAAGTAAGTATGGtgtacaaggaggaacaacttgagagAAGCATAAAGCGCTACCGTGAGGATGAAGTGTACAGAGAACATGTTAAACAGTCAAGTATAAGtaagtatgcaacagatatGGGGCACCGCAAATATgtacagcagtcaagtgtgagcAAATATGCAACAGATGATAGACACCAGCAACGTGTAAAGCAGTtgagtgtgagcaagtatgcgacagacgttgaacaccagcaacgtgtgaagcagtcgagtgttaggaaatatgccacaaatgttgaacaccagcaatgtgtgaagcagtcaagtgttaggaaatatgccacaaatgttgaacaccagcaacgtgtgaagcagtcaagt gtggacaaaatggtgttcatggtcctgTGA